A genomic segment from Rhizoctonia solani chromosome 11, complete sequence encodes:
- a CDS encoding Reverse transcriptase (RNA-dependent DNA polymerase) — translation MTDNPEPKGKGISSRFSNILRRSTRSTSDLTGIHEHDIASDYPTVRKVIKKPKNNDSNDSISIYASDDSDKKPRKIANVPNRKPVYKNPFSAIPSGGTQEAVASALAETDRISDYTLSPPPTVPLVASPPRSSGVANAGITLVISSSQESEQVRDAGAALAQLTEYTLDDEPSSSPPKITYVEEKAVSRPGSTTPTRNRTRPTERQVTPMEDWVFSSQELHWFKRLEAGGYPDNEALERCIKYYTITNQAIANIIENRQLYDDTDEEKSSTNAFIQKIEKLGNQISSIAENALYNGTEAGPSRPESPMKQDEEEDTYMGEPEPGPNQPNPLTTEICWGTDAKPGEWGGYTNPPAPTHSATTDPTQAMLQAILTKMGQLDDIKSRLDKLEGKSPQVHTAQTSTSRNKHTTNPSPAPTVNSSQTRPSFANVAAKAPAKAPEVKASNIAAAIKRDIAKPAPAQSDDKNFVVRFKTLPVTQPNPESIFVAMRECLDAANRNLGKGRLTRVRWSLKASLHLSFSNNVSVTAIENAIPLLMDRLRLPEYEFGPEVPWSRLVVTNVPTGMGGSLQRMRNREELTQLLNEAFPDSAKFGSVKLTLAPDWLADPARLQAEGRHASTVSFAFEDAGGLTSARLMSSPNLFIYGRKCEIKKFNPKPLLQTCTKCVRYGHTERQCRTKKPRCHKCGRNNHSTDEHNADNCPRCIREGKGNPCECVYCTSCSLHGHRFNTTECPKMSEFRRPITQLIANRSSDIWWGRIGSQKNTNPNHHNIYGTVNSPNYLCVVPPGFEEAQGPSVAIYIRKDRHIHAQFSNCVPIHRDILALDVSLENHKFTIINTYAHGKDAYKTIQHLTEQIIPAERPLILTGDFNLHHPDWALDNSKWKNRHPNQTEREFRDYAEYNDLTLMNTTSSPTRIAPNTESNSIIDLTFLNPRAVEAWPNFNWEVDTPSTGRSCGSDHMAITWSIQPSDQNLPDEDAVQTPHRQIDPKREDKWVEAYANALKKFELPEEPTTAEDADLITGAILEAMSTATMKTMPDGNKKKGSGPVRSPWWNAECSGALNDLKHNPEGRTRDQLRATLRGAIRRARRNNGDRILSEIRTSKVFESLKWFQGKRRSLLPPIKNPNGGNTATHPHHKAENLAKQFFPTVANPHISLQPLGIKAMPKRPFQEISVDEIANAIKTHPTNHHLWAFWYDTSLFARLFNLCLNIGYHPTVLRSCVIAPIPKPRRQDMSLPKNYRPIALLETLSKLLEKVITTRLTFEAGKHTLIPHSQFGGRDITSCTDAGICMIHDIKTHWKSNHRVSLITLDVSGYFNNVDHSRLIYTLDRMGYSNQICNWLKSYLSHRTAQFRVDGHLCPPIALPPVGIPQGSPLSPILSSLYSTPLLIAAQDPHAQSFAYIDDFTILAWGKSHEYNVSTMRRIATRVSNTALQLGLEFEIDKSDLIHFYRNSNHSSNPSLHLTLNGKNSTILPQGCIRWLGFFLDRKLLFKEHILNSANKAKAVIAGLRMLANTQRGLTIKHARILYITCVIPILTYGSLCGFWGVDRSRCLNRLGRSRTKD, via the exons ATGACCGACAATCCTGagcccaagggcaaaggcatTAGCTCGCGCTTTTCGAACATTTTGCGTCGTTCTACTCGCTCTACCTCTGATTTGACTGGCATACACGAACATGATATTGCTTCTGATTACCCGACTGTTAGAAAAGTCATCAAAAAACCCAAAAACAACGACTCTAATGACTCCATATCTATTTACGCATCCGATGATTCCGACAAAAAACCCAGAAAAATAGCCAATGTCCCTAACCGTAAGCCTGTATACAAAAATCCATTCTCTGCCATCCCTAGCGGAGGCACACAAGAGGCAGTCGCTAGCGCGCTAGCCGAAACTGACCGCATATCGGACTATACCCTTAGCCCACCCCCCACTGTTCCTCTCGTCGCAAGCCCGCCGAGAAGCTCTGGCGTCGCAAACGCAGGCATCACACTGGTCATCAGCTCCTCACAAGAGTCAGAACAGGTTAGAGATGCCGGCGCGGCGCTGGCGCAACTCACGGAATATACGTTGGACGATGAACCCTCCTCTAGCCCTCCCAAAATCACATACGTTGAAGAGAAGGCCGTATCTAGGCCAGGATCAACCACCCCCACCCGAAACCGCACGAGACCCACCGAAAGACAAGTCACCCCCATGGAAGACTGGGTTTTCAGCAGCCAAGAGCTACACTGGTTTAAACGCCTCGAGGCTGGAGGCTACCCCGACAACGAAGCTCTCGAACGCTGCATCAAGTACTACACCATCACCAACCAAGCCATCGCCAACATCATCGAGAACAGACAACTATATGACGATACCGACGAAGAAAAGAGCAGCACGAACGCATTCATTCAAAAAATCGAAAAACTAGGCAACCAAATCTCTTCAATCGCCGAAAACGCGCTTTACAACGGCACGGAAGCAGGACCAAGTCGTCCGGAATCACCGATGAAgcaagacgaagaggaagacacATACATGGGCGAACCCGAACCCGGCCCGAACCAACCTAACCCCCTAACCACCGAAATCTGCTGGGGAACCGACGCCAAACCAGGCGAGTGGGGAGGCTACACAAACCCACCAGCACCAACACACTCAGCCACTACCGATCCCACTCAAGCCATGCTCCAGGCGATTTTAACCAAGATGGGGCAGCTCGACGATATCAAGTCCCGACTAGACAAACTCGAAGGCAAATCGCCGCAGGTACACACTGCACAAACGAGCACGTCTAGAAACAAACACACAACTAACCCAAGTCCCGCCCCAACCGTCAACTCCTCACAAACGCGTCCAAGCTTTGCCAATGTCGCGGCAAAGGCGCCAGCCAAAGCCCCGGAGGTCAAAGCCTCTAACATTGCCGCTGCTATCAAGAGGGATATCGCCAAACCGGCGCCCGCACAGAGCGACGACAAGAATTTTGTTGTTCGTTTCAAAACTCTACCCGTCACCCAACCAAACCCCGAAAGCATATTCGTGGCCATGCGAgaatgccttgatgccgcAAACCGCAACCTCGGCAAGGGCAGACTCACAAGAGTCCGGTGGTCACTAAAGGCAAGCCTTCACCTTTCCTTCTCCAATAATGTCTCCGTCACGGCGATTGAAAACGCCATCCCACTGCTCATGGATCGTCTACGACTCCCTGAGTACGAATTCGGACCTGAGGTCCCTTGGAGCAGACTAGTCGTCACCAACGTCCCCACCGGGATGGGCGGCTCTCTCCAACGCATGCGCAACCGCGAGGAGCTAACTCAGCTCCTCAACGAAGCCTTCCCTGACTCCGCCAAATTTGGCTCAGTCAAACTTACCCTCGCACCCGACTGGCTAGCAGACCCCGCGCGATTACAAGCCGAGGGACGCCATGCCTCCACCGTTTCGTTCGCATTTGAAGACGCAGGAGGTCTCACCTCGGCCCGTCTAATGAGCTCACCCAACCTGTTCATCTACGGCAGGAAATGCGAAATCAAGAAGTTTAACCCCAAACCCCTACTGCAAACCTGCACTAAATGCGTTCGCTACGGACACACCGAACGTCAATGCCGAACCAAGAAACCCCGCTGCCACAAATGCGGACGCAACAACCACTCGACCGACGAACACAACGCAGACAACTGCCCCCGATGCATCCGCGAAGGCAAAGGGAACCCATGCGAGTGCGTTTACTGCACATCTTGCAGTCTTCACGGACACCGATTCAACACCACCGAATGCCCCAAAATGTCCGAATTCCGCCGCCCTATCACGCAATTAATTGCAAACCGGTCATCG GACATATGGTGGGGCCGCATCGGCTCCCAGAAAAATACCAACCCCAATCATCATAATATTTATGGCACGGTCAACTCTCCCAATTATCTATGCGTCGTTCCACCCGGCTTCGAAGAAGCACAAGGCCCGAGCGTCGCCATCTATATCCGCAAAGACCGACACATTCACGCACAATTCTCCAACTGCGTCCCGATCCACCGCGATATCCTCGCACTAGACGTCTCTCTCGAAAACCACAAATTCACCATCATCAACACATACGCACACGGAAAAGACGCCTACAAAACAATCCAACACCTTACCGAACAAATCATCCCAGCCGAACGCCCACTCATCCTAACAGGAGACTTCAACCTCCACCACCCCGATTGGGCCCTCGATAATTCCAAATGGAAAAACAGGCACCCCAACCAAACCGAGAGAGAATTTAGGGACTACGCTGAGTACAACGACCTGACCCTAATGAACACCACCTCCTCCCCCACACGCATTGCACCCAATACCGAATCCAATTCAATCATTGATCTCACCTTTCTTAACCCTAGGGCCGTCGAGGCATGGCCTAACTTCAACTGGGAAGTAGACACGCCCTCGACAGGCAGATCGTGCGGATCGGACCATATGGCCATAACATGGTCGATCCAGCCGTCCGATCAAAACCTGCCTGATGAAGACGCGGTCCAAACACCGCACAGGCAAATCGACCCCAAGCGGGAGGACAAATGGGTGGAAGCTTATGCCAACGCCCTCAAGAAATTCGAACTCCCCGAAGAACCCACTACGGCCGAAGACGCTGACTTGATCACGGGGGCGATCTTGGAAGCGATGTCAACCGCCACGATGAAAACGATGCCCGACGGCAACAAAAAGAAAGGTAGCGGACCAGTCCGATCCCCTTGGTGGAACGCCGAATGCTCAGGCGCCCTCAACGACCTTAAACATAACCCCGAAGGACGCACCCGAGACCAACTACGCGCTACCCTACGCGGCGCCATTAGACGAGCTCGCCGAAACAACGGTGACCGTATACTATCTGAAATACGTACGTCCAAGGTCTTCGAGTCGCTGAAATGGTTCCAAGGAAAAAGACGATCCCTACTGCCCCCGATCAAAAACCCCAACGGCGGCAACACAGCCACGCACCCACACCACAAAGCCGAAAACCTAGCCAAACAATTCTTCCCTACTGTCGCCAATCCCCACATATCCCTACAACCACTTGGGATTAAAGCCATGCCCAAGCGGCCTTTTCAGGAGATATCAGTAGACGAAATTGCTAACGCCATCAAAACACATCCAACAAATCATCACCTG TGGGCTTTCTGGTACGACACATCACTGTTTGCCAGACTCTTCAATCTGTGCCTTAACATTGGATATCACCCCACTGTGCTGCGAAGCTGTGTCATTGCCCCCATACCCAAACCCCGTCGCCAAGACATGTCCCTACCCAAGAACTACAGACCAATTGCCCTATTAGAAACCCTGTCTAAGCTCTTGGAGAAAGTCATTACCACCCGACTCACTTTTGAGGCTGGTAAACACACTCTCATCCCTCATAGCCAATTTGGAGGGAGGGATATCACATCTTGCACCGATGCAGGGATCTGCATGATCCATGACATCAAAACTCACTGGAAGTCAAATCACAGGGTCTCACTCATCACCCTTGACGTCTCTGGATACTTTAACAATGTGGACCACAGCAGACTTATATACACCTTAGACCGCATGGGATACTCCAACCAGATTTGCAATTGGCTCAAGTCATATCTCAGCCACAGAACTGCGCAGTTCAGGGTTGACGGGCACCTCTGCCCTCCCATTGCACTTCCCCCTGTGGGTATTCCCCAAGGTTCTCCACTATCCCCCATATTATCCTCCTTATACTCCACCCCCTTGCTTATTGCTGCACAAGACCCACACGCGCAATcctttgcatatattgatgacTTCACTATACTGGCTTGGGGGAAGTCCCATGAGTATAATGTGTCTACTATGAGGCGGATAGCCACACGCGTGTCCAACACAGCTCTCCAACTTGGCCTTGAATTTGAAATTGATAAGTCAGACCTTATTCACTTCTATCGCAACTCTAATCACTCTTCCAACCCCAGTCTTCACCTTACCCTGAATGGCAAGAACTCCACCATACTGCCTCAAGGATGTATCCGTTGGCTAGGATTCTTCTTAGATAGGAAGCTCTTGTTCAAAGAGCACATCCTGAATTCCGCTAACAAAGCCAAAGCTGTCATAGCCGGACTCAGAATGCTAGCCAACACACAGCGTGGACTCACCATCAAACACGCACGCATCCTATACATCACCTGCGTCATCCCCATCCTCACATATGGATCCCTCTGTGGTTTCTGGGGCGTAGACAGAAGTCGTTGCTTGAACCGCTTAGGAAGGTCCAGAACCAAGGATTGA